One segment of Bradyrhizobium sp. CB2312 DNA contains the following:
- a CDS encoding alkyl sulfatase dimerization domain-containing protein yields the protein MTEFSSEPKDATPSVIAQQTAMLNALPFSDTQDFDDAARGFLGTIDNAKVTNPQGRTVWSLEPYGFLSAEQAPPTVNPSLWRQSRLNMQHGLFEVVPGVYQVRGLDIANMTLIEGDSGVIVVDTLTSIEGARAALDLYFAHRGQKPVAAVIFTHTHTDHWGGARGVLEEDALATGRVPIIAPNLFMEHAVSENIIAGPAMLRRAQYQFGPFLAKGARGQVDCGLGKSMAAGSVALLRPTDLIMATGDRRVIDGVAFEFQMAPNSEAPAEMHFFIPRYKLLNLAENCTHNFHNLLPFRGADVRDALAWSKYLNEALQLWDGKAEAMCGQHHWPVWGTERIGTMIRQQRDLYKFAHDQTIRLMNHGLTATEIAETIQLPKSLEGAWHGRGYYGHIRHNVKAIYQKYLGWYDANPVNLDPLPPVESGKKYVAYMGGADAILTRARADFDKGEFRFVAQALGHLVFAEPDNQAARALLADTLEQLGYAAESATWRNAYLFGAQELRQGMPKTPPRPPMPRETVAALRTEQLWDVLGIRLNGPKAEGKHIVLNWSFSDTGETFVLNLENCALTYTAGVQAEGADASFTLARSTLDEVIAKLTSFPEAVAAGKIKLSGNPMKLAELMGLMDEFPRMFEIVEPKRAVVV from the coding sequence ATGACTGAGTTCAGCAGCGAGCCCAAGGACGCAACGCCGTCCGTCATCGCGCAGCAGACGGCGATGCTCAACGCGCTGCCGTTTTCCGACACGCAGGATTTCGACGATGCTGCGCGGGGCTTCCTCGGCACGATCGACAATGCGAAGGTGACAAATCCGCAAGGGCGCACGGTCTGGAGCCTCGAGCCTTACGGCTTCCTCTCCGCCGAGCAGGCGCCGCCGACGGTCAATCCCAGCCTGTGGCGGCAGTCGCGGCTCAACATGCAGCATGGGCTGTTCGAGGTCGTGCCCGGCGTCTACCAGGTGCGCGGGCTGGACATCGCCAACATGACGCTGATCGAGGGCGACAGCGGCGTCATCGTCGTGGACACGCTGACCTCGATCGAAGGCGCGCGTGCCGCGCTCGATCTCTATTTTGCGCATCGCGGCCAGAAGCCGGTTGCGGCCGTAATCTTCACCCACACCCACACCGACCATTGGGGTGGCGCGCGCGGCGTCCTGGAGGAGGATGCGCTGGCGACCGGCCGCGTGCCGATCATCGCGCCGAACCTGTTCATGGAGCACGCGGTTTCCGAGAACATCATCGCGGGCCCTGCGATGCTGCGGCGGGCGCAGTACCAATTCGGGCCGTTCCTGGCCAAGGGGGCACGAGGCCAGGTCGATTGCGGCCTCGGCAAGTCGATGGCCGCGGGCTCGGTCGCGTTGCTGCGGCCGACCGATCTGATCATGGCGACCGGCGACAGGCGCGTGATCGACGGCGTCGCATTCGAATTCCAGATGGCGCCGAACAGCGAGGCGCCGGCGGAGATGCACTTCTTCATCCCGCGCTACAAGCTGTTGAACCTTGCCGAGAACTGCACCCACAATTTCCACAATCTCTTGCCGTTCCGCGGCGCCGACGTGCGCGATGCGCTGGCGTGGTCGAAGTACCTCAACGAGGCCTTGCAGCTGTGGGACGGCAAGGCGGAGGCGATGTGCGGCCAGCACCACTGGCCAGTGTGGGGTACTGAGCGCATCGGCACCATGATCCGGCAGCAGCGCGATCTCTACAAGTTCGCGCATGACCAGACCATCCGTCTGATGAACCACGGCCTCACCGCGACGGAGATCGCGGAGACCATCCAGTTGCCGAAGAGCCTCGAAGGCGCCTGGCACGGCCGCGGATATTACGGTCACATCCGGCACAATGTGAAGGCGATCTACCAAAAGTATCTCGGTTGGTACGACGCCAACCCGGTCAATCTCGATCCACTGCCGCCGGTCGAGTCCGGCAAGAAATACGTCGCGTATATGGGTGGCGCCGACGCGATCCTGACGCGGGCGCGCGCGGATTTCGACAAGGGTGAATTCCGCTTCGTCGCGCAGGCGCTCGGCCATCTCGTCTTCGCCGAGCCGGACAATCAGGCGGCGCGCGCGCTGTTGGCGGACACGCTGGAGCAGCTGGGCTATGCCGCCGAAAGCGCGACCTGGCGCAACGCCTATCTGTTCGGCGCGCAGGAATTACGCCAGGGCATGCCGAAGACCCCGCCGCGTCCGCCGATGCCGCGCGAGACGGTGGCCGCGCTGCGCACGGAGCAGCTCTGGGACGTGCTCGGCATTCGCCTCAACGGTCCGAAGGCGGAAGGAAAGCACATCGTGCTGAACTGGAGCTTTTCGGACACCGGCGAGACCTTCGTGCTCAATCTGGAGAACTGCGCACTGACCTATACCGCGGGCGTGCAGGCCGAAGGCGCCGATGCCAGCTTCACGCTGGCGCGATCGACGCTCGATGAGGTGATCGCGAAGCTGACGAGTTTTCCGGAGGCGGTGGCGGCCGGCAAGATCAAGCTGTCAGGCAACCCCATGAAGCTCGCCGAGCTGATGGGCCTGATGGATGAGTTTCCGCGGATGTTCGAGATCGTGGAGCCGAAGCGGGCGGTGGTGGTGTAG
- a CDS encoding GGDEF domain-containing protein — MLFNRMESGRASISDAVYLEVITGLHGTTMPNILAAACLAMVGAITTYETGDMVTAALTFAGVLVAIVRLFEVFAFRRRLARAPQLGRAEAVRWERCYVAGTVVTALILGLFAARSIVLGDALCSVMAIGIGFGFGAGVVARLALRPVAALLDLVAIAAPAAIVTFMQPDLRHVGLGLLILMYVVASFEMVRLSFNASISQITLKRQFEQLSRIDPMTGVSNRSVLATDLPAMLAAGMVAVHTLDLDRFKEANDRFGHPVGDALLRQVAGRLRAIAAAEDLVVRMGGDEFVLVQRATADAEEMVRRIVQSISAPYDVDGQMIELGVSVGVAVAPHDGRTAEALLSRSDKALYRAKESRGGYVLARELRMADKTDASNQPVAEGLAA, encoded by the coding sequence ATGTTGTTCAACAGAATGGAATCCGGACGGGCGTCGATTTCCGACGCCGTCTATCTGGAAGTCATCACGGGCCTTCACGGCACGACGATGCCCAACATTCTCGCGGCCGCTTGCCTCGCGATGGTCGGCGCCATCACGACCTATGAGACGGGCGATATGGTGACGGCAGCCCTGACGTTCGCCGGCGTGTTGGTGGCCATTGTCCGTCTGTTCGAGGTCTTTGCATTCCGCCGCCGCCTTGCGCGTGCGCCACAGCTCGGCCGGGCCGAGGCCGTCCGCTGGGAGCGGTGCTATGTGGCCGGCACCGTCGTGACGGCTCTCATTCTTGGCCTGTTTGCCGCGCGCAGCATTGTGCTCGGCGATGCGCTCTGCTCCGTGATGGCGATCGGCATCGGCTTCGGCTTTGGTGCCGGCGTGGTGGCGCGGCTGGCGCTGCGCCCCGTCGCGGCGCTGCTCGATCTGGTCGCCATCGCCGCGCCCGCCGCGATCGTCACCTTCATGCAGCCCGATCTGCGCCATGTCGGACTCGGGCTGCTGATCTTGATGTATGTGGTCGCGAGCTTCGAGATGGTGCGGCTGAGCTTCAATGCCTCGATCAGCCAGATCACGCTCAAGCGGCAGTTCGAGCAGCTATCGCGCATCGATCCGATGACCGGCGTGTCCAATCGTTCGGTGCTGGCGACGGATTTGCCTGCCATGCTCGCGGCCGGGATGGTTGCCGTCCATACGCTCGATCTCGACCGCTTCAAGGAAGCGAACGACCGCTTCGGCCATCCTGTCGGCGATGCGCTGCTGAGGCAGGTCGCCGGCCGGCTCAGGGCGATCGCCGCGGCCGAGGATCTCGTAGTCCGCATGGGCGGCGACGAGTTCGTCCTGGTGCAGCGTGCGACCGCAGACGCGGAAGAGATGGTCCGGCGTATCGTGCAGTCGATCAGTGCCCCCTATGATGTCGACGGACAGATGATCGAGCTCGGCGTGAGCGTCGGCGTCGCCGTGGCGCCGCACGACGGGCGCACCGCGGAAGCGCTGTTGTCGCGCTCCGACAAGGCGCTCTATCGGGCCAAGGAAAGCCGCGGCGGCTATGTGCTGGCGCGGGAGTTGCGGATGGCCGACAAGACTGATGCGTCGAATCAACCCGTCGCCGAAGGACTGGCCGCGTAG
- a CDS encoding SDR family oxidoreductase: MDLGLKSKTAVVTGASIGIGRAIAKGLAAEGVRVVGVARRTDLLAELVKEVGGGLITPLAQDVMEKDAAEKIAAFALKELGHVDILINNAGGSRPLPVDAPDSKWDEAIALNFTSYRRIAHALLPQMIARKWGRIVNITGKSEPEGLNAAFAAKAAVHAWAKGLSREIGEHGITINCIPPGRIMSEQIRRNYPPEYRERFAEEEIPVGYWGEPEDLAALAVFLASPVARYITGTVIPVDGGLRRYQF, from the coding sequence ATGGACCTCGGGCTCAAATCGAAAACCGCAGTCGTGACGGGAGCGAGCATCGGCATCGGCCGTGCCATCGCCAAGGGCCTCGCTGCCGAAGGCGTGCGCGTCGTCGGCGTGGCGCGCCGCACCGACCTGCTCGCCGAGCTGGTGAAGGAGGTCGGCGGCGGGCTGATCACGCCGCTCGCGCAGGACGTGATGGAGAAGGACGCGGCGGAGAAGATCGCGGCCTTCGCGCTGAAGGAGCTCGGCCATGTCGACATCCTCATCAACAATGCCGGCGGCAGCCGTCCCCTCCCCGTCGATGCGCCCGACAGCAAATGGGACGAGGCGATCGCGTTGAACTTCACCAGCTACCGCCGCATCGCCCATGCGCTCTTGCCGCAGATGATCGCGCGCAAATGGGGCCGCATCGTCAACATCACCGGCAAATCCGAGCCGGAAGGCCTCAACGCCGCCTTCGCGGCGAAAGCCGCCGTGCACGCCTGGGCCAAGGGCCTGTCACGCGAGATCGGCGAGCACGGCATCACCATCAACTGCATCCCGCCCGGCCGCATCATGAGCGAGCAGATCCGCCGCAACTATCCGCCGGAGTATCGCGAGCGCTTTGCCGAGGAGGAGATTCCGGTCGGCTATTGGGGCGAGCCGGAAGACCTCGCAGCCCTCGCGGTGTTCCTGGCCTCGCCGGTGGCGCGCTACATCACCGGCACGGTGATCCCGGTGGATGGGGGCTTGCGGCGGTATCAGTTCTAG
- a CDS encoding TRAP transporter large permease subunit, whose product MRAATVFALLIALMLTGIPVSIALGLTVMTFLFTLTTVPIEAVSMKLFTGIEGFEIMAIPFFILAGNFLTHGGVARRMINFATSLIGHWYGGLGLAGIVACAMFALVCGSSVATVAAIGAIVLPEMVRHGYPMRFGAGIITVAGSLGILMLPSIPKIVYAVSTNTSIGALFVAGLLPGILLTTMLCIVTWWLARNRDYPRLPKATWGETVRTFRESIWGLMLVVIIIGGIYSGLFTATEAAAMAAVYSFIIAVFVYKAIKMADVPRVLLRAANTSAMLLYIVTNAVLFSFVLSNENLPATLADWIAAQNLGWVGFLLVVNILLLLAGNFMEPNSIILIMAPILAPAAKKLGIDLVHFGIVMDVNMEVGLCHPPVGLNLYVASMIARMRITDLAVAVMPWLITMLGFLVIVTYWPDLTLWLPRVLGMH is encoded by the coding sequence ATGCGCGCCGCGACCGTGTTCGCGCTCTTGATCGCGCTGATGCTGACCGGCATCCCGGTCTCGATCGCGCTCGGTCTCACCGTGATGACGTTCCTGTTCACGCTGACCACGGTGCCGATCGAGGCGGTCTCGATGAAGCTCTTCACGGGCATCGAGGGCTTCGAGATCATGGCGATCCCGTTCTTCATCCTTGCCGGAAATTTTCTCACCCATGGCGGCGTCGCGCGCCGCATGATCAATTTCGCGACCTCGCTGATCGGTCATTGGTATGGTGGCCTCGGCCTTGCCGGCATCGTCGCCTGCGCGATGTTCGCACTGGTCTGCGGCTCGAGCGTTGCGACGGTGGCGGCGATCGGCGCCATCGTGCTGCCCGAGATGGTCCGGCACGGTTATCCCATGCGTTTCGGCGCCGGCATCATCACCGTCGCCGGCTCGCTCGGAATCCTGATGCTGCCGTCGATCCCGAAGATCGTCTACGCGGTCTCGACCAACACCTCGATCGGCGCGCTGTTCGTCGCAGGCCTGCTCCCCGGCATCCTGCTGACGACGATGCTCTGCATCGTCACCTGGTGGCTCGCCCGCAATCGCGACTATCCGCGGCTGCCGAAGGCGACCTGGGGCGAAACCGTCCGCACCTTCCGCGAGAGCATCTGGGGATTGATGCTGGTCGTCATCATCATCGGCGGCATCTATAGCGGCCTGTTCACGGCGACCGAAGCCGCCGCCATGGCGGCGGTCTATTCCTTCATCATCGCGGTGTTCGTCTACAAGGCGATCAAGATGGCGGACGTGCCGCGGGTGCTGCTGCGCGCCGCCAACACCAGCGCGATGCTGCTCTACATCGTCACCAACGCGGTGCTGTTCTCCTTCGTGCTCTCCAACGAGAACCTGCCGGCGACGCTCGCCGACTGGATCGCGGCGCAGAATCTCGGCTGGGTCGGCTTCCTGCTGGTGGTCAACATCCTGCTGCTGCTCGCCGGCAACTTCATGGAGCCAAACTCGATCATCCTGATCATGGCGCCGATCCTGGCGCCGGCCGCCAAGAAGCTCGGCATCGACCTCGTCCATTTCGGCATCGTGATGGACGTCAACATGGAGGTCGGTCTCTGCCATCCGCCTGTCGGCCTGAACCTGTACGTCGCCTCGATGATCGCGCGAATGCGGATCACCGATCTTGCGGTCGCGGTGATGCCATGGCTGATCACCATGCTCGGCTTCCTCGTCATCGTGACGTATTGGCCGGACCTGACGCTGTGGCTGCCGAGGGTGCTGGGAATGCACTAG
- a CDS encoding DctP family TRAP transporter solute-binding subunit — MRKLLPAVAAATLAFATLLAPPAFAQSPIIIKFSHVVANDTPKGKGALKFKELAEKYTDGKVKIEVYPNSSLYKDKEEIEALQLGSVQMLAPSTAKFAPLGIKEFEALDLPWLFKDDATYSSAMKGTVGKWLFQKLEAKGITGLAYWDNGFHMVSSNRPLMKPEDFKGLKFRISGSKIADQYFRLLGSIPQIMAFSEVYQALQTGVVDGCENTASNYLTQKFYEVQKDITVSYHAHLQYAVIVNSKFWSGLPPDTRAQLEKAMNEATDYTNLIAHQENEDALAEIKKTGKTTLHYLSDADRKAWQEAMQPTYKWAKGRVGQEVLDLVAKELDVKMN; from the coding sequence ATGCGCAAACTGCTTCCTGCGGTCGCAGCGGCGACGCTTGCTTTCGCCACCCTCCTCGCGCCCCCCGCCTTCGCCCAGAGCCCGATCATCATCAAGTTCAGCCACGTCGTCGCCAACGACACCCCGAAGGGGAAGGGCGCGCTGAAGTTCAAGGAACTCGCCGAGAAGTATACCGACGGCAAGGTCAAGATCGAGGTCTATCCGAACTCCTCGCTCTACAAGGACAAGGAGGAGATCGAGGCGCTCCAGCTCGGCTCGGTGCAGATGCTGGCGCCCTCGACCGCGAAATTCGCCCCGCTCGGCATCAAGGAGTTCGAGGCGCTCGACCTGCCCTGGCTGTTCAAGGACGATGCGACCTATTCCAGCGCGATGAAAGGCACGGTCGGCAAATGGCTGTTCCAGAAGCTGGAAGCCAAGGGCATCACCGGGCTCGCTTATTGGGACAACGGCTTCCACATGGTGTCGTCGAACCGTCCGCTGATGAAGCCGGAGGATTTCAAGGGCCTGAAGTTCCGCATCTCCGGCTCGAAGATCGCCGACCAGTATTTCCGCCTGCTCGGCTCGATCCCGCAGATCATGGCGTTCTCCGAAGTCTACCAGGCGCTCCAGACCGGCGTCGTCGACGGCTGCGAGAACACTGCGTCCAACTATCTGACGCAGAAGTTCTACGAGGTGCAGAAGGACATCACCGTGTCCTATCACGCGCATTTGCAATACGCCGTCATCGTCAACTCGAAATTCTGGTCCGGCCTGCCGCCCGACACCCGCGCCCAGCTCGAGAAGGCGATGAACGAGGCCACCGACTACACCAATCTGATCGCGCATCAGGAAAACGAGGATGCGCTCGCCGAGATCAAGAAGACCGGCAAGACCACGCTGCATTATCTCAGCGACGCCGATCGCAAGGCATGGCAGGAGGCGATGCAGCCGACTTATAAATGGGCCAAGGGCCGGGTCGGGCAGGAAGTGCTCGATCTCGTCGCCAAGGAACTCGACGTCAAGATGAACTGA
- a CDS encoding glycosyltransferase family 4 protein, which yields MRIAQVAPLTEAVPPKLYGGTERVVHWLTEELVALGHDVTLFASGDSQTSAKLDALWPRALRLDGSVRDPNALHMVLLERVRQKCDDEEFDFLHFHLDYYPWSLFHRQPTPFVTTLHGRLDLPEHQPVFETFSKMPVISISNAQRRPVPQANWVTTIHHGLPETLLTPKPAKQEYLAVLGRIAPEKGVDRAIKIATHCGIPLKIAAKVDRADQDYYDELIKPMIVNNPLVEFIGEISDHEKSDFLSGALGLLLPIDWPEPFGLVMIEAMACGTPVVAFNRGSVPEIIDEGLTGFVVEDILSAAGVVNRLPRLDRSAIRKQFETRFTARRMALDYLAAYRSLTEEQAPRIKLVSSAE from the coding sequence ATGCGCATCGCGCAGGTAGCTCCGTTGACGGAGGCTGTTCCACCCAAGCTGTATGGCGGCACCGAGCGGGTGGTGCATTGGTTGACGGAAGAGCTGGTTGCCCTTGGACATGACGTCACACTGTTCGCCAGCGGCGACTCGCAGACGTCGGCGAAGCTGGATGCCTTATGGCCGCGGGCGCTGCGCCTCGACGGTTCCGTGCGTGATCCGAACGCGTTGCACATGGTGCTCTTGGAGCGGGTGCGGCAGAAATGTGACGACGAGGAGTTCGACTTCCTCCACTTCCATCTCGACTATTATCCGTGGTCGCTGTTCCACCGGCAGCCGACGCCTTTCGTGACCACGCTGCATGGCCGGCTCGACCTGCCGGAGCATCAGCCGGTGTTCGAGACCTTCTCCAAGATGCCCGTGATCTCGATCTCGAATGCGCAGCGGCGGCCGGTGCCGCAGGCGAACTGGGTGACGACGATCCATCACGGCCTGCCCGAGACTTTGCTGACGCCGAAGCCGGCGAAACAGGAATATCTCGCCGTGCTCGGCCGCATCGCTCCGGAGAAAGGCGTCGACCGCGCCATCAAGATCGCGACCCATTGCGGCATCCCGCTGAAGATCGCGGCCAAGGTCGATCGCGCCGACCAGGATTATTACGACGAACTGATCAAGCCGATGATCGTGAACAATCCGCTGGTGGAATTCATCGGCGAGATCAGCGACCACGAGAAGTCGGACTTCCTGAGCGGCGCGCTGGGACTTCTGCTGCCGATCGACTGGCCGGAGCCGTTCGGCCTCGTGATGATCGAGGCCATGGCCTGCGGCACGCCGGTCGTCGCCTTCAACCGCGGCTCGGTGCCGGAGATCATCGACGAGGGCCTCACCGGCTTCGTCGTCGAGGACATCCTCAGCGCCGCCGGCGTCGTCAACCGTCTTCCGAGACTGGACCGCTCCGCGATCCGCAAGCAGTTCGAGACGCGCTTCACGGCGCGGCGGATGGCGCTCGACTATCTTGCGGCCTATCGCAGCCTGACCGAGGAGCAAGCACCGCGGATCAAGCTGGTGAGCAGCGCGGAGTAG
- a CDS encoding methyltransferase domain-containing protein yields the protein MVWDPQQYLKFSGHRLRPAVDLLMRIPDVGPRTVADLGAGAGNVTKLIRERWPDAAVTGVEGSAEMVAAGRKAAPDVEWSHEDLGQWRPLRQYNLVYSNAALHWLPNHAALFPSVMEKVKPGGILAVQMPRNFLAPSHVLIGETALSGPWRSKVEHLVTPPPVEGPAFYHDLLAPMSANVDIWETEYLQVLEGENPVKEWTKGTWLTRYLDVLQGEEKAAFEAAYGERVAKAYPKNAAGQTLFPFRRLFMVAQRKG from the coding sequence ATGGTCTGGGATCCGCAGCAATATCTGAAATTCTCCGGCCACCGCTTGCGGCCCGCCGTCGACCTGTTAATGCGGATTCCGGATGTCGGCCCGCGCACGGTCGCCGATCTCGGCGCCGGTGCCGGTAATGTGACGAAACTGATCAGGGAGCGCTGGCCGGATGCGGCCGTGACCGGTGTCGAGGGCTCGGCCGAGATGGTCGCTGCAGGCCGCAAGGCGGCGCCTGACGTGGAATGGTCACATGAGGACCTCGGCCAGTGGCGTCCCTTGAGGCAATACAACCTCGTCTATTCCAATGCCGCACTCCACTGGCTGCCCAATCATGCGGCACTGTTTCCGTCGGTGATGGAGAAGGTGAAGCCCGGCGGCATCCTCGCGGTGCAGATGCCGCGCAACTTTCTGGCTCCCTCGCATGTGCTGATCGGCGAGACTGCATTGAGCGGCCCATGGCGGTCCAAGGTCGAGCACCTCGTCACGCCGCCACCAGTCGAGGGACCGGCGTTCTATCACGACCTCCTTGCTCCGATGTCGGCCAATGTCGACATCTGGGAGACCGAATATCTTCAGGTGCTCGAGGGCGAGAACCCCGTGAAGGAGTGGACCAAGGGGACCTGGCTGACGCGCTATCTCGACGTCTTGCAGGGCGAGGAGAAGGCGGCGTTCGAAGCGGCCTACGGGGAGCGGGTCGCAAAAGCCTATCCCAAGAACGCCGCGGGGCAGACGCTGTTTCCGTTCCGCCGTCTGTTCATGGTCGCGCAGCGCAAGGGCTGA